In Candidatus Polarisedimenticolia bacterium, the sequence ACATGGCGAAAGACATGGTCAGCGCCGGATTGCTTCTCTACCGGCGCAAGGCAGGCGGGTTCGAGGTGCTGCTGGCCCATCCCGGCGGCCCGTTCTGGGCGCGCCGTGACGAAGGGGCCTGGACGCTCCCGAAGGGGCTGGTGAACGACGGCGAGGATCCGCTGGCCGCGGCATGCCGCGAGCTCGAGGAGGAAACGGGGCTTCGTCCCGCCGGACCCTTCCTGTCCCTGGGCGAGATCCGGCAGAAAGCGGGCAAGCGCGTCTTTGCCTGGGCCTGCGAAGGCGACGCCGATCCAGCGCAGCTCAAGAGCAACCTGACGCGGTCGGAGTGGCCGCGCGGCTCCGGGCGATGGCTCACCTTTCCCGAGGTCGATCGCTGCGATTGGTTCGCGCCGGAGGCGGCGCGGAGGAAGCTCAACCCGGCCCAGGCGTCGTTCATCGATCGTCTCGAAGCGCAGCTCTAGAAATGCCGACATCCAACCAAAGCGAGGTGAAGCCAGCATGCCGACATTGATTGCCGCGCCATCCATCATCCGGGCGGCCGGGAACAAACCGAAGGAAATCAGGGAATTCGCCGGGCGCGTGAACACCCGTCATGACGTGGTGAGCGTGGCACAGATGCGCTCGCCGCAGGGATGGGTGGAGCCCGGGCAGAGGCCGGAGTTCGAGGAGATCACCGTCGTCCTGCGCGGGATGCTGCGCGTCGAGCACGACGGGGGAGCACTCGAGGTGCGCGCGGGCCAGGGAGTCGTCACGCGGCCCGGAGAGTGGGTACGCTACAGCACCCCCGAGGCGGAAGGGGCGGAGTACATCGCCATCTGCCTGCCGGCCTTTTCGCCCGACACGGTGCACCGCGACGCCGAATGAGCCGGCGGCGCGCCGGCATGTGACGAGTCGCCAGCAATGGCTCTCGAAGGTTTCGGATTCGTGGCCGATTTTTTCCGTACCCAGTACGAAGTCCAGGGTATCGCCGCGCGAATGGAGTGGGGCTAGCTTGGCTAGCATGAGAGTAGTGTCT encodes:
- a CDS encoding NUDIX domain-containing protein; translation: MAKDMVSAGLLLYRRKAGGFEVLLAHPGGPFWARRDEGAWTLPKGLVNDGEDPLAAACRELEEETGLRPAGPFLSLGEIRQKAGKRVFAWACEGDADPAQLKSNLTRSEWPRGSGRWLTFPEVDRCDWFAPEAARRKLNPAQASFIDRLEAQL
- a CDS encoding cupin domain-containing protein encodes the protein MPTLIAAPSIIRAAGNKPKEIREFAGRVNTRHDVVSVAQMRSPQGWVEPGQRPEFEEITVVLRGMLRVEHDGGALEVRAGQGVVTRPGEWVRYSTPEAEGAEYIAICLPAFSPDTVHRDAE